In the genome of Mucilaginibacter sp. 14171R-50, the window GCTTGCGCCGCCGCCACCGTTACATATGCCTGCAGCACCTATGCGGCCTTTGTTTTGCTGTAAAACATGTATCAGCGTTACCATAATGCGCGCGCCCGAGGCGCCAAGCGGGTGGCCAATAGCGACAGCTCCGCCGTTAACATTTACCTTAGCAGCGTCAAGTTTTAATAATTTATTATTAGCTAACGCTACAACGGAAAAGGCCTCGTTTATCTCAAAAAAATCTACCTCATCGGCAGATAAACCTGCCTTATGTAATGCCAGTGGAAGGGCTTTGGCCGGGGCCGTAGTAAAATATTCGGGCGCTTGTTGCGCATCAGCAAAGGATACTATCCTGGCAAGCGGCTTAATGCCCATTGCTTCGGCTTTTTCTTTGCTCATTAATATTAGGGCTGCCGCACCGTCGTTCAAGGTTGATGCATTGGCAGCTGTAACTGTACCATCTTTTTTAAATACCGGCTTAAGCGTGGGTATTTTTTCAAATTTTACCGTTTTTGGTTCCTCATCGTCGGCAAACACGGTAACATCGCCTTTTTTATCTTTCAGTTCAACAGGGGTTATTTCAGCATTAAACTTGCCATCGGCCTGGGCTTGCTGCGCCCGTTTGTACGATTCTACAGCGAAAGCATCCTGCTCTTCGCGCGTTACATTGCAGTCGACCGCGCAAAGCTCGGCTGCCGAACCCATGTGATAATCGTTATATACATCCCAAAGGCCATCTTTTACCAGGCCATCAATGATCTGCCCGTTACCAAGGCGGTAGCCGTTACGGGCCTTGTCAAGGTAATAAGGTACGTTGCTCATGCTTTCCATGCCACCCGCCAATACAATTTCGTTATCACCGTTGGCTATGCTTTGAGCTGCAAGCATAATAGCTTTCATGCCCGATGCGCATACCTTATTTATAGTAGTAGCGGGCATGTGTGGCAGGCCTGCAAATATTGCCGCCTGGGTTGCGGGTGCCTGCCCTAAATTAGCCGACAGTACATTACCCATGTACACTTCCTGAATATCTGAAGGCTGCAGGCCAGCCTTTTCAATGGCCGATTTGATAACCACAGCGCCTAATTGAGTAGCTGATAACGATGCTAAACTGCCGCCAAAACTGCCGATAGGGGTACGGGTGGCCGATACGATATATACTTCTTTCATAAGAAAAGTGCTGTCTTTATATAATGGTCAGCAAATTTATAGTTTACTTTTAATAGTAACGACAGATTTGAAAAATATTATGCATGCATAGTATTCGCCTAATTCTTTTTCTTACGCGGCAACCTTTTGTGCGCTTTAAGGGCTTCCTGCAACAGGTACTCTATCTGCCCGTTAGTGCTGCGGAACTCGTCTGCGCCCCACATTTCAATTTCTTTGAGCACATCCGGGTTTATCCTTAATATAAAAGCTTTTTTTTCGGCCATGCTTAATGTGCTGCCGCCGCGTGTTGCTGGCGTATCAGTAAAATATTTATCCCAATTAATGCCAGTAGGGGTACGTGGGGCATATTGTTTATCTGTACCGTTTTGTCGAAGCTGACCTCAAAAGGTTTTTTTATCCCAAAGGCTTTATGTTCAATTTGTAAAATATCGCCGTATAGCACATGTGTTAGCGTAAAACTCCGGGAGAAAACTTTTTTAAACGTATAAACCGCATCAAAGCCGTTATCCATTTTTATGGCGATATCCCTTTTCCATGTTTCGGGTACCAGGTTGCCAACGGTTTCATCCTCGCCCTTATTCAAAAGCATGGTGCGGTTAAACATGCCTTTACGTTTAATTGTCCAGGTCCCTTCAGCGGTTTCTATAACGGCATAGCGTTTAAAATTTGCTTTGTAGCTTAGCTTACCATAAACAAACTGCCCGTCGGTAAGTTCGTAATAAGGGAAGAACCATTTATGACGGGTAATAAACAACTCGTTGGTTTTAACCAGCGCAAAATCTCTGAAATCGGTCATCGTATTAATGATATAAAGTGCCCGTGTTAACTATCGGGTTAACCGCTTTATCACCACAAAGTACAACCAGCAAGTTGCTCACCATAGCTGCCTTGCGCTCTTCGTCAAGCTCGATAATGTTTTTTTCTTCCATTTTTTGCAGGGCCATTTCAACCATGCCTACCGCGCCTTCAACTATAAGCCTGCGGGCAGATATAATGGCCGATGCCTGCTGGCGCTGCAGCATGGCGTGCGCAATCTCGGGCGCATAAGCCAGGTGCGATATGCGCGCTTCCAATACCTCAATACCCGCGCGTTCAAGGCGCTCGTTAAGTTCTTGTACCAACAGGATACCTACCTGCTCAGATCCTCCTCGCAGGGTAATGCTGGCGTTCTCGTCCTCGATGTGATCATAAGGGAATGAGTTGGCCAAGTGCCTCACTGCGGCCTCGCTCTGTATATTTACATATTGCAGGTAATTTTCAACCGCGAAAACGGCTTTGGCGGTGTCCTGTATCTGCCATACAATTACAGCAGCAATTTCAATAGGATTGCCTACGCTGTCGTTTACCTTTAATTGCTGGCCGTTCAGGTTAAATGCCTTTAGTGATACCTTCTTTTTAACGGTGAAGGGGTTTACCCAAAAAAAGCCGTCTTTTTTTACTGTTCCCTGGTATTTTCCAAAAAGGGTAAGCACTTTAGATTCGTTTGGATTTACAATAGCAAGGCCGGGTAAAATAAAAACAAAGTTTATTACACATATAATAGCGCCTATTACATGTTGCTGCCAATAGAAAGAAACGGCTGCTGCGGCAATAAGCACAAGTACTAAAACAAAGGCCAAATAGCCCGAAGGTGCTGTGGTAACTTTTTCGGTTTGCATGATCGTGATTATGATTTTAAATTGATATCATAAAGATATCAACTTTGATGTGATAAAAGCAAGAAAAATAACATATAACCGAAACTTATATTATTTTTGATTGGATAAACACAGCTAATGGCAAAACTTTCATCGTCCAGGCAAAAGGCATTATTGCGCAAATACGCGCTAAATGTGAAGTTTTTTATGATGCTTGCGAGCGTGATCGTAATTGTATATGCGCTGCCTAAGCAAGCCAAGTTTGGGTACGAGTTTGAAAAAGGCAGGATATGGAATCAAAAGGATCTGGTATCGCCTTACAACTTTGCCATCCTGAAAACCGATGCCGAGATAGAGGCCGACCAAAAAGCCGCTCTGGCTGCGGTTACCCCCATATACCAGAAAAATGATGACATGGAACGGCAGCAGCAGGATGGTTTTAAAACTGACCTGGAAGTAAAGTGGCATGCCGCGGGCATAAATGATAAACAGAAGAACGCTTACCTGCAAACCGGCTACAACGTTTTAAAAACATGTTATGACAAGGGTATTCTGAAACTGAACCCTAAATATCAGCAAAACGGAAAAAACTACGCGATCACGATATTGAGCGCGAACGTTGCAACTGAAAAAAATACTGCCGACCTGCTTACCCGCGAAAGGGCTATTGCCTATTGTGACGCTGAAATCAGTAAAGTACCCGGCCTGGATAAAGCCTTTCTGCTCGACCTGGTGCAAGATCGGCTACAAAACAACCTGTCATTTGATGCTAACCTGACAGCCCGCTTAGAGAAAGAGGTTACCGAAAACCTTTCTATTACCCGCGGCATGGTGCAAAAGGGAGACGTTATTATCAGCAAAGGCTCGGTTATAAACGACGAGGC includes:
- a CDS encoding acetyl-CoA C-acyltransferase, which gives rise to MKEVYIVSATRTPIGSFGGSLASLSATQLGAVVIKSAIEKAGLQPSDIQEVYMGNVLSANLGQAPATQAAIFAGLPHMPATTINKVCASGMKAIMLAAQSIANGDNEIVLAGGMESMSNVPYYLDKARNGYRLGNGQIIDGLVKDGLWDVYNDYHMGSAAELCAVDCNVTREEQDAFAVESYKRAQQAQADGKFNAEITPVELKDKKGDVTVFADDEEPKTVKFEKIPTLKPVFKKDGTVTAANASTLNDGAAALILMSKEKAEAMGIKPLARIVSFADAQQAPEYFTTAPAKALPLALHKAGLSADEVDFFEINEAFSVVALANNKLLKLDAAKVNVNGGAVAIGHPLGASGARIMVTLIHVLQQNKGRIGAAGICNGGGGASAMVIENLL
- a CDS encoding Arc family DNA binding domain-containing protein, producing MAEKKAFILRINPDVLKEIEMWGADEFRSTNGQIEYLLQEALKAHKRLPRKKKN
- a CDS encoding SPFH domain-containing protein, which translates into the protein MQTEKVTTAPSGYLAFVLVLVLIAAAAVSFYWQQHVIGAIICVINFVFILPGLAIVNPNESKVLTLFGKYQGTVKKDGFFWVNPFTVKKKVSLKAFNLNGQQLKVNDSVGNPIEIAAVIVWQIQDTAKAVFAVENYLQYVNIQSEAAVRHLANSFPYDHIEDENASITLRGGSEQVGILLVQELNERLERAGIEVLEARISHLAYAPEIAHAMLQRQQASAIISARRLIVEGAVGMVEMALQKMEEKNIIELDEERKAAMVSNLLVVLCGDKAVNPIVNTGTLYH